The Rhizobium glycinendophyticum nucleotide sequence TGGCCGATTCCTCGCAGCTCGTGCGCGACAATGCCGAGGCGATCGGGCAATGCGCCGAGGCCGCGCGCACGGCCGGTTCAGATCAGCAATGCACCATCACCGTGAAAGCGCCGGCAGCACCGGCGCAGTAGGGTTGTGGGGGGACACCAGTTATTTCGGGAGGTTTTCTTCCGCCTCAACAGGTCCGGCGGCCATCGCGACGAGGCGCGCCGCGATACGCTTGCGCAGTTGCTCGGGGAGCGGGCGCGACGACAGCGCCTCGTGAATCCACAGCCCATCGGCGGCAAGGCGCGAAATGAACCTGTCCAACTCGGCAGCGTCGTTTCCAATCGGCGCAGGAGGTGCCCAGCGGTCGATGACCTGTTGCCACAGATCGCCAAGCTGCCGATTGTCGAAGCTTTCCAGCATGAGCAGCAGTTCGACCCGCCGGGCAGCTCTTGCGCAGGTGTTGATGTAGGCGGCGTGTCGTTCGGCGTCTGTCGCCCTGTCCGAGGTGTTGCCGGCGCTCGCTTCCAGCTCCTGTTCCCATGAGCGAGTCAGATGCTCATGGGTGGCGAGGATCAGGGCTTCGCGCGACGGGAAATGATACAGAAGGCCGGCGCGTGTCATGCCGGTTTCGAGCGCTACGGCGTCGAGGGTGACGGCGGTGAGGCCGTCACGCTCGATGATGCTCACAATGGCTTCAAGCACTTCGAGGCGCTTGCTGGCTCTCGCCATGTCGGCTTCCTTAGTGTTGTGTGGGATAGGCTGACGATTGCGAGCCGGGACCGTAGCGCCGCAACAGGATG carries:
- a CDS encoding TetR/AcrR family transcriptional regulator, translated to MARASKRLEVLEAIVSIIERDGLTAVTLDAVALETGMTRAGLLYHFPSREALILATHEHLTRSWEQELEASAGNTSDRATDAERHAAYINTCARAARRVELLLMLESFDNRQLGDLWQQVIDRWAPPAPIGNDAAELDRFISRLAADGLWIHEALSSRPLPEQLRKRIAARLVAMAAGPVEAEENLPK